A region from the uncultured Draconibacterium sp. genome encodes:
- a CDS encoding cupin domain-containing protein, whose product MASENVLKKDRAWEDLGDGVSRQIMGYDNQIMMVKVKFEKGAVGTEHTHFHTQTTYCVSGKFEFTMEGKKVIVEPGDGLYVPPNMLHGALCLEPGELIDVFSPVREDFL is encoded by the coding sequence ATGGCAAGTGAAAATGTGCTGAAAAAGGACAGAGCCTGGGAGGACCTTGGCGATGGTGTATCAAGACAAATTATGGGTTACGACAACCAGATTATGATGGTAAAAGTTAAGTTTGAAAAAGGTGCGGTAGGAACAGAACATACCCATTTTCATACGCAAACAACTTATTGTGTTAGTGGTAAATTTGAATTTACCATGGAGGGTAAAAAAGTAATTGTTGAACCCGGAGATGGTTTGTATGTGCCGCCAAATATGTTGCACGGTGCCCTGTGTTTAGAACCCGGAGAGCTTATTGATGTTTTTAGTCCGGTTCGTGAAGATTTTTTGTAA
- a CDS encoding TIM-barrel domain-containing protein yields MKSFIFVFIMGILMLSCSQKNWEQTSEGVIIYPKQKTDQQAQTVKIVPVHDEIIKVSASATKGFSTQASLIVLPHQNTVPFQVEEDGDQLLISTAKTTVKVSIQTGEVQFLDENKELLLQEKENGGKQLVPVEVDGEKAYATRQIFETAADEALYGLGQHQADEMNYKGKNEELFQYNTKVSVPFIVSTKNYGLLWDNYSLSRFGDPRPYEQINQFKLYDANGNEGGLTATYIDNTEENHVFTTRKEATIDYENLETITKFPEGFDFNQAQIVWEGEIEPEESGQFRFLLYYAGYTKIWINGKLMASKWRTAWNPSVAKFQYDMKAGEKYHLKLDWIPDGGVSYIGLKALSPVAPELQDDISFYSEMGDQIDYYFMKGNNIDEVIGHYRSLTGKAQVMPKWAMGFWQSRERYKTQNELESTLKEFRKRKIPIDNIVQDWSYWEVDQWGSHEFDKKRFPDAQGMVDMVHENNARLLISVWPKFYLGTEHYNEFDKNGWMYKQAINDSIRDWIYPGYIGSFYDAYNADARQLFWEQIDEHLYEMGIDAWWLDATEPDILSNASIEYRKKLMNPTALGSSTQYFNAFALMNAKGIYEGQREKNPKDRVFILTRSGFAGMQRYGTTTWSGDIGTTWEDMKAQISAGINFSMSGLPYWTMDIGGFCVQKKFERATEGSEEMAEWRELNTRWYQFGAFAPLFRVHGQFPYREIYNIAPENHPAYQSMLYYNKLRYRLMPYIYSLTGAVYHDDYTLMRGLAMDFASDPAVLNIGDQFMFGPSLLVCPVYKYKATKRAVYFPKNTGWYNLYSGAFVEGGQQLDVKAPYERMPLFVREGSIIPVGPEIQYTDQKKDAPIDIYVYSGKDASFKMYEDEGTTYAYESGEFCTINFSYSEKDNTLKIGKREGSYPEMTESRVFRIIKVSPENPVALLKQTKQVKTVNYNGEEIMVSW; encoded by the coding sequence ATGAAAAGTTTCATTTTCGTTTTTATAATGGGCATTTTAATGCTTTCGTGCTCGCAAAAAAATTGGGAGCAAACATCGGAAGGCGTAATCATTTACCCAAAACAGAAAACCGACCAACAAGCCCAAACCGTAAAAATTGTCCCGGTACACGACGAAATAATCAAAGTATCGGCAAGCGCCACAAAAGGTTTTAGTACCCAAGCAAGTTTAATTGTTCTACCCCACCAAAACACGGTTCCTTTTCAGGTTGAAGAAGACGGCGACCAGTTACTGATTTCTACTGCAAAAACCACGGTAAAAGTTTCAATACAAACCGGAGAAGTTCAGTTTTTAGACGAAAACAAAGAGCTTCTTTTGCAAGAAAAAGAGAATGGTGGCAAGCAATTGGTACCTGTTGAGGTTGATGGAGAAAAAGCTTACGCAACGCGGCAAATATTTGAAACGGCAGCAGACGAGGCGCTTTACGGTTTGGGGCAGCACCAGGCCGACGAGATGAATTACAAAGGAAAAAACGAAGAACTGTTTCAGTACAACACCAAAGTATCGGTGCCTTTTATAGTATCCACCAAAAACTATGGCTTGCTTTGGGACAATTATTCACTGTCGCGTTTTGGCGATCCGCGGCCTTACGAACAAATTAATCAGTTTAAACTTTACGATGCAAATGGCAACGAAGGCGGATTAACCGCAACCTACATTGACAATACGGAAGAAAACCACGTGTTTACCACCCGAAAAGAGGCTACTATTGATTACGAAAACCTGGAAACGATTACAAAATTCCCCGAGGGCTTCGATTTTAATCAGGCTCAAATTGTTTGGGAAGGAGAAATAGAACCCGAGGAAAGTGGCCAATTCAGGTTTTTATTGTACTACGCCGGTTACACAAAAATATGGATAAACGGCAAACTAATGGCCAGCAAATGGCGAACTGCATGGAATCCTTCGGTAGCAAAATTTCAGTACGATATGAAAGCCGGAGAAAAATACCACCTAAAACTCGATTGGATTCCGGATGGTGGTGTTTCGTACATTGGCCTGAAAGCCTTATCGCCTGTTGCACCCGAGTTGCAGGATGATATTTCGTTTTACTCGGAAATGGGCGACCAGATTGATTACTATTTTATGAAAGGAAACAACATAGACGAAGTAATTGGCCACTACCGCTCGCTAACCGGTAAAGCACAAGTGATGCCCAAATGGGCAATGGGTTTTTGGCAAAGTCGCGAGCGCTATAAAACACAGAACGAGCTGGAAAGCACATTAAAAGAATTCAGAAAAAGAAAAATTCCGATTGATAACATTGTACAGGACTGGTCGTACTGGGAGGTTGACCAATGGGGAAGTCACGAATTTGACAAAAAACGTTTCCCCGATGCCCAGGGGATGGTAGACATGGTGCACGAAAACAATGCCCGCCTATTAATTTCGGTATGGCCAAAATTTTACCTGGGCACCGAACACTACAACGAGTTTGACAAAAACGGATGGATGTATAAACAAGCGATAAACGATAGTATTCGCGACTGGATTTACCCGGGCTACATTGGTTCGTTTTACGATGCCTACAACGCAGATGCCCGCCAGCTTTTTTGGGAACAGATTGATGAACATTTATACGAAATGGGTATTGATGCCTGGTGGTTGGATGCTACCGAACCCGATATTCTTTCGAATGCAAGTATTGAGTACCGTAAAAAGCTGATGAACCCCACAGCTTTAGGATCATCAACCCAATATTTTAATGCATTTGCCTTAATGAATGCCAAAGGGATTTACGAAGGACAGCGCGAAAAAAATCCAAAAGACCGGGTGTTTATTCTCACCCGATCGGGGTTTGCAGGCATGCAACGCTATGGAACAACTACCTGGAGTGGCGATATTGGAACGACCTGGGAAGATATGAAAGCACAAATTTCGGCGGGAATAAATTTCTCCATGTCGGGCTTACCCTACTGGACCATGGATATTGGTGGCTTTTGTGTGCAGAAGAAATTTGAACGGGCTACTGAAGGAAGTGAAGAAATGGCTGAATGGCGCGAATTAAATACCCGCTGGTACCAGTTTGGCGCCTTTGCACCACTGTTTAGGGTTCATGGTCAGTTTCCGTACCGCGAGATTTACAACATTGCCCCCGAAAATCATCCGGCCTACCAATCGATGCTGTACTATAATAAGTTACGCTACCGGCTAATGCCATACATTTACAGCTTAACCGGGGCCGTTTATCACGATGATTATACCCTTATGCGTGGCCTGGCAATGGACTTTGCCAGCGACCCCGCGGTGCTGAATATTGGCGACCAGTTTATGTTTGGACCATCGCTACTGGTTTGCCCCGTTTACAAATACAAGGCTACCAAGCGAGCTGTTTATTTTCCGAAAAACACAGGATGGTACAACCTTTACAGCGGTGCTTTTGTTGAGGGCGGTCAGCAGTTGGATGTTAAAGCTCCTTACGAGCGAATGCCGCTGTTTGTGCGCGAAGGATCGATAATTCCGGTTGGCCCGGAAATTCAGTACACTGACCAGAAAAAAGATGCCCCAATTGACATTTACGTGTACTCCGGGAAAGATGCATCGTTTAAAATGTACGAAGATGAAGGAACCACCTATGCCTACGAAAGTGGCGAATTTTGCACCATTAATTTTTCCTACTCTGAAAAGGATAATACCCTGAAAATTGGGAAACGGGAAGGTTCTTACCCGGAGATGACAGAAAGCCGTGTTTTCAGAATTATTAAAGTATCGCCTGAAAACCCGGTGGCTTTGCTAAAACAAACAAAACAGGTAAAAACAGTAAACTACAATGGAGAAGAAATAATGGTAAGCTGGTAA
- a CDS encoding serine hydrolase domain-containing protein, which yields MKNLVLLTLCLAFLGFVQAQTKSNNISPLLTEASPESVGLSAERLERLDKMCAEQVSKGNLPGMVSLVTRNGKIVHWKAYGAANERGDQLKRDAIFRIASQSKAITSTAVMMLWEEGKFQLDDPISKYIPEFKGQQVLASFKYSDTTWTGVPVKNEITIRHLLTHTSGIGYGVIDSDERFKMLYKKAGVTDLFTTKNISIEESVKKLAKMPLHHEPGEKFTYSEGLDVLGYFIEVVSGMPFDQFLRSHIFDPLGMNDTHFYQPKKNADRLVEVQHKVDGQWKKYPVTFYDTDYPVKGARTFFSGGAGLSSTAKDYATFLQMYLNGGEYNGIRLLSRKTIEVIMANQIGEIWGNDSDMKHGLAFNVATQKGQDLGGKGSKGTFTWGGYFNTQYFADPVEQIIGVIMKQTQGPVNDNTSWKFRQLVFQAVDD from the coding sequence ATGAAAAACTTAGTACTACTTACACTTTGCTTGGCGTTTTTAGGCTTTGTGCAAGCGCAAACAAAATCAAACAATATTTCTCCTTTGTTGACAGAAGCTAGTCCTGAAAGTGTTGGCTTATCGGCAGAGCGCCTTGAACGGCTTGATAAAATGTGCGCAGAACAAGTGAGCAAGGGCAACCTGCCCGGTATGGTTTCGCTGGTGACACGCAACGGAAAAATTGTGCATTGGAAAGCTTATGGTGCAGCCAACGAAAGGGGCGACCAGCTGAAACGCGATGCCATTTTTCGTATTGCTTCACAATCAAAAGCCATTACCTCAACAGCTGTTATGATGCTTTGGGAAGAGGGTAAGTTTCAGTTGGATGACCCTATTTCCAAATACATTCCGGAGTTTAAAGGGCAACAGGTGTTGGCATCATTTAAATATAGCGATACCACCTGGACAGGCGTACCCGTAAAAAACGAAATTACAATAAGACACTTGCTTACACATACTTCAGGAATTGGGTATGGGGTTATTGATAGCGATGAACGTTTTAAAATGCTGTACAAAAAAGCTGGAGTAACCGACTTGTTTACCACAAAAAATATAAGCATTGAAGAGAGTGTAAAGAAACTGGCCAAAATGCCCTTGCATCACGAGCCGGGAGAAAAATTTACCTACAGCGAAGGGCTCGATGTTTTAGGCTACTTTATTGAAGTTGTTTCGGGAATGCCATTCGATCAGTTTTTGAGAAGCCATATTTTTGATCCGCTGGGGATGAACGACACCCATTTTTATCAACCGAAAAAGAATGCAGACCGATTGGTAGAAGTGCAACACAAGGTTGACGGGCAATGGAAAAAATACCCGGTAACTTTTTATGATACTGATTATCCGGTAAAAGGAGCCCGAACATTTTTTTCGGGTGGAGCAGGCCTTTCGAGCACGGCCAAAGATTATGCTACTTTTTTGCAAATGTACCTTAATGGTGGAGAGTACAACGGCATTCGTTTATTAAGTCGGAAAACCATTGAGGTGATTATGGCTAACCAGATTGGGGAAATTTGGGGCAACGACTCGGATATGAAGCATGGCCTCGCATTTAATGTTGCTACCCAAAAGGGACAGGATTTAGGCGGAAAAGGAAGTAAGGGTACTTTTACCTGGGGCGGCTATTTTAACACCCAGTATTTTGCCGATCCGGTTGAACAAATAATAGGAGTGATAATGAAACAAACGCAAGGACCGGTTAACGATAATACCAGTTGGAAATTTCGGCAATTGGTGTTTCAAGCTGTTGATGATTAG
- a CDS encoding Dps family protein, protein MKATNQNTVEKLNQLLADYQIHYQNLRGLHWNIKGQLFFALHEKFEGYYNQAAEVVDEIAERILMLGGQPLHTFEDYLKTAKLGVVANVSEAKPAVESVLESQRYFLKSFNEILEIAGENNDEGTAAMMSDWIGNTEKEIWMLESFLA, encoded by the coding sequence ATGAAAGCAACAAATCAAAACACCGTTGAGAAATTAAATCAGTTATTGGCAGATTACCAAATTCATTACCAAAACCTGCGCGGTTTGCACTGGAATATAAAAGGGCAATTGTTTTTTGCACTTCACGAAAAATTTGAAGGGTATTACAACCAGGCAGCAGAAGTAGTTGACGAAATTGCAGAACGCATTTTAATGCTGGGAGGCCAGCCTTTGCATACATTTGAGGACTACTTAAAAACAGCAAAACTGGGTGTGGTAGCCAACGTTTCGGAGGCAAAACCAGCTGTTGAAAGTGTATTGGAAAGCCAGCGCTATTTCCTTAAAAGCTTTAACGAAATACTTGAAATTGCTGGAGAAAATAACGACGAAGGTACAGCTGCAATGATGAGCGATTGGATTGGAAATACTGAAAAAGAAATTTGGATGCTGGAATCGTTTCTGGCTTAA
- a CDS encoding hydrogen peroxide-inducible genes activator, with the protein MNIAQLEYLKELYVSGSFSVAADRLGVTQPALSLQIQKLEDELDFKLIDRSKRPFQFTDEGNLFYEKSLDILKQIEALKQISITISEEVSGNLKVGIIPTLAPYLVPLFIHQLRQSFPALQLEIYELKTEKIIDKIKMGDIDCGIISTPVSATNVAITPLFYERFFAYLSENHPMFNRDVINIKSVEESDIWYLEEGNCFQNQMNSICQLNPQKQNKQSLIYHSNSIESLRRIVENRSGLTFIPELATINIPAEQEELIKEIVPDEPVREISLITAKRYAKERQVKALKEIISVSVPARMRTKPDGWVVDTLL; encoded by the coding sequence ATGAATATTGCTCAATTAGAATATTTAAAGGAATTGTATGTGAGTGGTTCGTTTTCGGTAGCTGCCGACCGACTTGGAGTAACCCAGCCGGCTTTAAGTTTGCAAATACAGAAACTGGAAGACGAACTGGATTTTAAGTTAATTGACCGAAGTAAACGCCCCTTTCAATTTACTGATGAGGGAAATTTGTTTTACGAAAAATCGCTGGATATTTTAAAACAAATTGAGGCGCTAAAACAAATATCTATTACCATAAGCGAAGAAGTAAGTGGTAACCTGAAAGTAGGTATTATTCCAACCCTGGCACCTTATCTGGTACCGCTTTTTATTCATCAGCTGCGGCAAAGCTTCCCGGCTTTACAATTAGAAATATACGAGCTAAAAACCGAAAAAATAATAGATAAGATTAAAATGGGCGACATTGATTGTGGCATAATTTCAACGCCTGTTTCGGCTACAAATGTTGCGATTACCCCACTTTTTTACGAACGCTTTTTTGCCTATTTGTCTGAAAATCACCCGATGTTTAACCGCGATGTTATTAATATTAAATCGGTAGAAGAAAGTGATATTTGGTATTTGGAAGAGGGAAATTGTTTTCAGAACCAGATGAATTCAATTTGTCAGCTAAATCCGCAAAAACAAAACAAACAAAGCTTAATTTATCATAGTAATTCTATAGAGTCGTTGCGGCGTATTGTGGAAAACCGAAGTGGCCTTACCTTTATTCCGGAGCTGGCCACCATAAATATTCCGGCCGAGCAGGAAGAGCTGATAAAAGAAATTGTTCCCGACGAGCCCGTGCGAGAAATTAGCTTGATTACCGCAAAACGCTATGCCAAAGAAAGACAGGTTAAGGCATTAAAAGAAATAATTAGCGTAAGCGTACCTGCCCGGATGCGAACAAAACCGGATGGATGGGTGGTTGATACCCTGTTGTAA
- a CDS encoding cation diffusion facilitator family transporter has translation MQKHDHHHHHHDVKGKKLLWVTILNLAITFVQVVGGIVSNSLSLLSDALHNLGDSSAIFIAFLAGKRSHKEANEQKTFGYKRIEILAALFNGVVLIGICLYLFIEAYQRFLHPEPIKGKIMFIVASFGLLANLISVVVLNKDKNDNLNIRAAYLHLLGDTFSSVAVIIGGLAIWKFGVFWIDPLITVLVGLYIIYHTWDVVKETVDILMQSTPADIDLSKIKNEVEKIEEIDNIHHIHVWKLDDTQIHLEAHINLAKNITMKQLMEVRAQAEEVLHQKFGIAHITLQAGYKCCGTNPDLLAH, from the coding sequence ATGCAAAAACACGATCACCATCATCATCACCACGATGTAAAAGGGAAAAAGTTGCTTTGGGTAACTATTCTAAACCTTGCCATAACGTTTGTTCAGGTAGTGGGTGGTATTGTTTCCAATAGCTTGTCGTTATTGTCGGATGCTTTGCATAATCTTGGCGATTCGTCGGCGATTTTTATCGCCTTTTTGGCTGGAAAAAGAAGCCACAAAGAAGCCAACGAGCAAAAAACTTTTGGATATAAACGTATTGAAATTCTGGCTGCCCTTTTTAATGGCGTGGTGTTAATTGGTATTTGTTTATACCTGTTTATCGAGGCATACCAACGCTTTTTGCATCCCGAACCAATAAAGGGAAAAATAATGTTTATTGTGGCCAGTTTTGGTTTGCTTGCCAATTTAATTTCGGTGGTGGTGCTCAATAAAGATAAAAATGATAACCTGAATATCAGGGCGGCCTATTTGCATTTACTGGGCGATACTTTTTCGTCGGTAGCTGTTATTATTGGTGGGCTGGCTATCTGGAAATTTGGTGTTTTTTGGATTGACCCACTAATTACCGTTTTAGTAGGCCTGTATATTATTTACCACACCTGGGACGTGGTTAAAGAAACGGTTGATATTTTAATGCAGTCGACACCTGCCGATATCGACCTGTCCAAAATTAAAAACGAAGTGGAAAAAATTGAGGAGATTGATAATATTCATCACATTCATGTGTGGAAACTGGATGACACGCAAATTCACCTTGAAGCACACATAAACCTGGCTAAAAACATTACCATGAAGCAATTAATGGAGGTAAGAGCTCAGGCAGAAGAGGTTTTACACCAAAAATTTGGTATTGCACATATTACGCTTCAGGCCGGCTACAAATGTTGCGGCACCAATCCTGATTTGCTCGCCCACTGA
- a CDS encoding helix-turn-helix transcriptional regulator — translation MNKPCKILIIEPSVIIREGIIAIIENIKDQMELLHVDTVEEALKTGQPELLKMVLVNPITFSNSKVTLSKFQLFFNQQNIIGLISNHYDRNLHKNFTDNIFITDSFDTISNILAKHFASAPQPLNDNDSALSEREIDVLKLLAIGKANKEIAEELFISIHTVISHRKNISNKLGVKSTAALVIYAVANGLVDVDGFSI, via the coding sequence TTGAATAAGCCTTGTAAAATATTAATTATTGAACCCTCGGTTATCATTCGCGAAGGCATAATTGCCATTATTGAAAACATTAAAGACCAAATGGAGTTGTTGCATGTGGACACGGTTGAAGAGGCACTTAAAACCGGTCAGCCCGAACTGTTAAAAATGGTACTTGTTAACCCGATTACCTTTAGCAACTCAAAGGTTACACTCAGTAAATTCCAGTTATTTTTTAATCAACAAAATATAATCGGACTAATTTCAAACCACTACGACCGAAACCTGCATAAAAACTTTACCGATAATATTTTTATTACCGACAGTTTTGACACTATCAGCAATATACTTGCAAAACATTTTGCATCGGCTCCACAGCCTTTAAACGATAACGACAGTGCCCTGAGTGAACGCGAAATTGATGTTTTAAAACTTCTGGCTATTGGTAAAGCCAATAAAGAAATTGCCGAAGAACTTTTTATCAGTATCCATACCGTAATCTCGCACCGAAAAAACATCAGTAATAAATTGGGGGTAAAATCAACTGCTGCGTTGGTTATTTATGCGGTTGCCAATGGTCTGGTTGATGTTGATGGTTTTTCGATTTAG
- a CDS encoding hemerythrin domain-containing protein: MSLKHEKIGYGIKVSKLIFTYPQLILVLERFGIKLGVHEKTVEELCAEYQISTKVFLMVANLNIDSSYNYQLEFDVNEVKQIVQYLMQSHTYYADEVFPEIIQNIHLMSEDSQKPEMQLVERFFNEYKNEVDQHFDYENNTVFPYILNLLEASAKNNYSVIDYREHHDDIQEKLDDVKRLLIEHLPQKSNSKLRRKILFALFDLDADLQIHSKIENEILIPQVEQLEKQNLA, translated from the coding sequence ATGAGTTTAAAACACGAAAAAATAGGATACGGCATAAAAGTGTCGAAATTGATTTTTACCTACCCGCAATTGATTTTGGTACTCGAGCGTTTTGGAATAAAATTGGGCGTTCACGAAAAAACAGTGGAAGAGCTTTGTGCAGAGTACCAGATTAGCACCAAAGTATTTTTAATGGTGGCTAACCTTAATATCGACAGCTCGTACAATTACCAGCTCGAATTTGATGTAAACGAGGTGAAGCAAATTGTGCAATACCTGATGCAATCGCATACCTACTATGCCGACGAGGTTTTTCCGGAAATTATACAAAATATTCATTTAATGAGTGAAGACAGCCAGAAACCTGAAATGCAACTGGTTGAACGTTTTTTTAATGAATACAAAAATGAAGTTGACCAGCATTTTGATTATGAAAACAATACTGTTTTCCCCTACATTTTAAACTTACTGGAAGCCAGCGCCAAAAATAATTATTCGGTAATTGACTACCGCGAGCACCACGATGATATTCAGGAAAAGCTTGACGATGTAAAACGTTTGCTGATTGAACACCTCCCACAAAAATCAAACAGTAAACTACGACGTAAAATATTATTTGCACTATTCGATTTGGATGCCGACCTGCAAATTCATTCGAAAATTGAAAACGAGATACTAATTCCACAGGTTGAACAATTGGAAAAACAAAACCTTGCCTAA
- a CDS encoding alpha-L-arabinofuranosidase C-terminal domain-containing protein gives MNYKTVVFLLLCCSQSLFAQINFEVDVLNKGAAIQPDMYGVFFEDINFGADGGLYAELIKNRSFEFHQPFVGWLPFGNIAVKNEAPCFNRNPNYVRLNETGLRRGTGLENFGFRGIGFQKNDDYRFSFYARVVNDGDKKFVVELLGSKENVIGKGELTVSGNSWKKYTTTIKSGATDAKGKLRLILKTQGEVDLDHISMFPVETWKGRENGLRKDLVEALFELNPGVFRFPGGCIIEGNTLETRYQWKNSVGPVENRPLNENRWNYTFKHRFFPDYYQTYGMGFYEFFLLSEDLGAEPLPVISCGLACQYESEECVPVGDLKPYIDDAVDLIEFANGPLDSEWGKVRAEMGHPEPFNLKYLAIGNEQWGEGYVERLIPFLEVLRNKHPEIKIIGTSGPTPDGEKFDYLWPKMRELEVDLVDEHYYRSPEWFLANAARYDSYDRSGPKVFAGEYASHHKTRDNNLRAAISEAAFMTGLERNADVVQLATYAPLFAHVDAWQWKPDMIWFDNLNVVRTPNYYVQKMYACNAGTNVLPLTRDNEIVAGKDSLFASAVFDANTTELIVKVVNASDKPQEINILLKQLNQSVANTRVNISRLHANEPGAVNTIEAPNKLVPTSTYVLAHEKGFKLNALGNAFYVCRIKIKE, from the coding sequence ATGAATTATAAAACTGTAGTTTTTCTGCTTTTATGCTGTAGCCAAAGTTTATTTGCCCAAATAAATTTTGAAGTAGATGTACTAAATAAAGGTGCTGCCATACAACCTGATATGTACGGCGTGTTTTTCGAGGATATAAATTTTGGTGCCGATGGTGGCTTGTATGCCGAGTTGATAAAGAACCGGTCGTTTGAGTTTCATCAGCCATTTGTTGGCTGGCTGCCATTCGGAAATATAGCAGTTAAAAATGAAGCGCCTTGTTTTAACCGGAATCCAAACTATGTGCGCCTGAACGAAACCGGCCTGAGGCGAGGAACAGGGTTGGAAAACTTTGGGTTCAGAGGCATTGGTTTCCAAAAGAATGATGACTATCGTTTTTCGTTTTATGCGCGCGTTGTAAACGACGGCGATAAAAAGTTTGTTGTTGAATTGCTTGGCAGCAAAGAAAATGTAATTGGAAAAGGAGAACTTACTGTTAGCGGAAATTCATGGAAAAAATATACTACTACGATTAAATCTGGTGCAACTGATGCCAAAGGAAAACTAAGATTGATTCTGAAAACACAGGGAGAAGTTGACCTTGATCATATCTCTATGTTTCCGGTTGAAACCTGGAAAGGCCGCGAAAATGGTTTGCGCAAAGACCTGGTTGAGGCACTCTTTGAGTTGAACCCCGGTGTGTTTCGCTTTCCCGGAGGATGTATAATTGAAGGAAACACCCTGGAGACCCGCTACCAGTGGAAGAATAGTGTTGGTCCTGTTGAGAACCGACCACTAAATGAAAACCGCTGGAATTATACTTTTAAACACCGCTTTTTCCCGGATTATTACCAAACCTACGGAATGGGTTTTTACGAGTTCTTTTTGTTGAGTGAAGACCTTGGCGCCGAGCCTCTTCCTGTTATTAGCTGTGGTTTGGCGTGTCAGTATGAAAGCGAAGAATGTGTGCCTGTTGGCGATTTGAAGCCTTACATTGACGATGCTGTTGACCTGATTGAGTTTGCCAACGGACCGCTTGACTCGGAATGGGGAAAAGTTAGGGCCGAAATGGGGCACCCAGAGCCTTTTAACCTGAAATACCTGGCTATTGGAAACGAACAATGGGGAGAAGGCTATGTAGAGCGGTTGATTCCTTTTTTAGAGGTACTTCGCAATAAACATCCGGAGATTAAAATTATTGGCACATCGGGACCTACACCCGACGGTGAAAAATTTGACTACTTGTGGCCCAAAATGAGAGAGCTGGAAGTAGATTTGGTTGACGAACACTACTATCGAAGTCCGGAGTGGTTTTTGGCCAACGCAGCACGCTACGATAGTTACGATCGTAGTGGTCCCAAAGTATTTGCCGGAGAATATGCCTCCCACCATAAAACCCGTGATAACAATTTGAGGGCAGCCATCTCGGAAGCTGCATTTATGACCGGCCTTGAGCGAAATGCCGATGTGGTGCAACTGGCAACTTATGCCCCGCTGTTTGCCCATGTTGATGCCTGGCAGTGGAAACCTGATATGATTTGGTTTGATAACCTAAATGTGGTTCGAACCCCAAATTATTACGTGCAAAAAATGTATGCCTGCAACGCCGGAACAAATGTGTTGCCTTTAACCCGAGACAACGAAATTGTAGCAGGAAAAGACAGTTTGTTTGCCAGTGCCGTTTTCGATGCGAATACAACAGAGCTTATTGTAAAAGTTGTAAATGCCTCGGATAAGCCACAAGAAATTAACATTTTACTTAAGCAGTTAAATCAATCGGTGGCCAACACTCGGGTAAATATTAGCCGTTTACATGCAAACGAGCCCGGAGCCGTTAACACCATTGAGGCACCAAATAAACTGGTTCCAACATCAACATACGTTTTGGCCCATGAAAAAGGGTTTAAATTAAATGCCCTGGGCAATGCGTTTTACGTTTGCCGCATAAAAATAAAAGAATAG